Proteins from a genomic interval of Bradyrhizobium sp. CCGB01:
- a CDS encoding YcnI family protein, translated as MLTRSCLILTAALAASPAAAHITLETKQAAVGSSYKAVFAVPHGCKGSPTVKIRVQIPEGVIAVKPMPKAGWSVDVVEGKYANEYDYHGNKLTSGVKEVAWSGGKLPDHNYDEFVISSFLTGGLKPNTTLYFPVVQECETGVSRWIEIPAEGAGHSHEGNSPAPGVKLLPKP; from the coding sequence ATGTTGACGCGATCCTGCCTGATCCTGACGGCCGCACTCGCCGCATCGCCCGCGGCGGCGCATATCACGCTCGAGACCAAGCAGGCGGCGGTCGGTTCCTCCTACAAGGCCGTCTTCGCCGTGCCGCACGGTTGCAAGGGCTCGCCCACGGTGAAGATCCGCGTGCAGATTCCGGAAGGCGTGATCGCGGTGAAGCCGATGCCTAAGGCGGGCTGGAGCGTCGATGTGGTCGAAGGCAAATATGCCAATGAGTATGATTACCACGGCAACAAGCTCACCTCCGGCGTCAAGGAGGTGGCCTGGTCCGGCGGCAAGCTGCCGGATCACAATTACGACGAGTTCGTCATCAGCAGCTTTCTCACGGGTGGCCTGAAGCCGAACACGACCCTGTATTTCCCGGTCGTCCAGGAATGCGAGACCGGCGTCAGCCGCTGGATCGAGATTCCGGCGGAGGGGGCAGGGCATTCGCACGAAGGCAACTCGCCGGCGCCGGGCGTGAAGCTGCTGCCAAAGCCCTGA
- a CDS encoding lipoprotein-releasing ABC transporter permease subunit — translation MDETMTETVPTRPFAPFEWMLSARYLRARRKEGFISVIAGFSFLGIMLGVATLIIVMAVMNGFRKELLDKILGLNGHILVQPLESPLTDWKDVADRLSQVQGIRLAAPVVDGQALASSPWNASGVLVRGIRSDDLNNLTSIAKNIKQGSLEGFDDGQGVAIGRRLADQLSLHAGDSVTLVAPKGAVTPMGTTPRIKPYKIVAVFEIGMSEYDLGFVFMPLAEAQAYFNRSNDVTSIEVFTTNPDKIDAFRKAVTEAAGRPVFLVDWRQRNSTFFNALQVERNVMFLILTMIVLVAALNIVSGLIMLVKDKGSDIAILRTMGASQGSIMRVFLITGASIGVVGTLVGFFVGLVICLNIESIRQFLSWLTSTELFSPELYFLSKLPAEIDVGETTAVVIMALTLSFLATLYPSWRAARLDPVEALRYE, via the coding sequence ATGGATGAGACCATGACCGAAACCGTTCCAACCCGGCCTTTTGCACCATTCGAGTGGATGTTGTCGGCGCGCTACCTGCGGGCGCGCCGCAAGGAAGGATTCATCTCGGTCATCGCCGGGTTCTCCTTTCTCGGCATCATGCTGGGCGTGGCGACGCTGATCATCGTCATGGCCGTCATGAACGGCTTCCGGAAAGAGCTGCTCGACAAGATTTTGGGCCTCAACGGCCACATCCTGGTGCAGCCGCTGGAATCGCCGCTGACCGACTGGAAGGACGTCGCCGACCGTCTCAGCCAGGTCCAGGGCATCCGGCTCGCCGCGCCCGTCGTGGATGGCCAGGCGCTGGCGTCCTCGCCGTGGAACGCCTCGGGCGTGCTGGTCCGCGGCATCCGCTCCGACGACCTCAACAACCTCACCTCGATCGCCAAGAACATCAAGCAGGGCTCGCTGGAGGGCTTTGACGACGGGCAGGGCGTCGCGATCGGCCGGCGTCTCGCCGACCAGCTCTCGCTGCATGCCGGCGACAGCGTGACGCTGGTGGCGCCGAAGGGCGCGGTCACGCCGATGGGCACCACGCCGCGCATCAAGCCTTACAAGATCGTGGCGGTGTTCGAGATCGGCATGTCCGAATACGATCTCGGCTTCGTGTTCATGCCGCTGGCGGAGGCGCAGGCCTATTTCAACCGCAGCAACGACGTCACCTCGATCGAGGTGTTCACCACCAATCCCGACAAGATCGACGCCTTCCGCAAGGCGGTGACGGAGGCGGCGGGGCGGCCGGTGTTCCTGGTCGACTGGCGGCAGCGCAACTCGACCTTCTTCAACGCGCTCCAGGTCGAGCGCAACGTGATGTTCCTGATCCTGACCATGATCGTGCTGGTCGCCGCGCTCAACATCGTCTCCGGCCTGATCATGCTGGTGAAGGACAAGGGCAGCGACATCGCGATCCTGCGCACGATGGGCGCCTCGCAGGGCTCGATCATGCGGGTCTTCCTGATCACGGGCGCCTCGATCGGCGTGGTCGGCACGCTGGTCGGCTTCTTCGTCGGCCTCGTGATCTGCCTCAACATCGAGTCCATCCGGCAGTTCCTGTCGTGGCTGACCAGCACCGAGCTGTTCTCGCCGGAGCTCTACTTCCTGTCGAAACTGCCCGCCGAGATCGACGTCGGCGAGACCAC
- a CDS encoding CopD family protein, with protein sequence MRLLAALATLLFVVGFATGASAHAALVSVEPASGSMLAAAPKAVELRFNEAVTPGAIRLIDGTGRARDDARVSASGETISVAMPADLPQGTAVVSYRVISQDGHPVAGSVIFSIGMPTGTQPPANANGGLNALIWLARIGLYLGLFVGVGGVFFARWVAWSMAGMTVPRVALAIGLPSAVASLGALGLDLLGLPMAALMTAAPWKVAFATSAGPALLVAVAAMLLAVMALHSAWYARALAILAFVGVGLSLAMTGHAATAPPEALTRPAIFLHGLGVAFWIGALAPLVALVSKPTAATLPVVNRFSRIAALAVGVLALTGLGLAIVQLEKPSALVETRYGLILSVKLGLVTVLLALAALNRFRLTPSLARDKNAASALKPSILFECAIAIAIFAVVAGWRFTPPPRTIVPETPLAIHIHSDKAMFQVLVSPGKAGVDDFVLQLMTGDATPLVAKEVTLTLSLPERGIEPMERGASLGPDGYWHVRKVELPFAGRWHVRIEALVTDFEKVTLEDELEVAPP encoded by the coding sequence ATGCGCCTGCTGGCCGCGCTCGCGACGCTGCTTTTTGTGGTCGGCTTCGCGACCGGCGCTTCGGCGCACGCGGCGCTCGTCTCGGTCGAGCCGGCCAGCGGCAGCATGCTTGCGGCGGCGCCGAAGGCGGTGGAGCTGCGCTTCAACGAGGCGGTGACGCCGGGCGCGATCCGGCTGATCGACGGCACGGGCAGGGCGCGGGACGATGCGCGCGTCAGCGCATCCGGTGAGACCATTTCGGTCGCGATGCCTGCGGACCTGCCGCAAGGCACTGCGGTCGTCAGCTATCGCGTGATCTCGCAGGACGGCCATCCGGTCGCGGGATCGGTGATCTTCTCGATCGGCATGCCGACGGGAACGCAACCTCCCGCCAATGCGAACGGCGGATTGAATGCGCTGATCTGGCTGGCTCGGATCGGCCTCTATCTCGGGCTGTTTGTCGGCGTCGGCGGCGTGTTCTTTGCGCGCTGGGTTGCGTGGTCGATGGCCGGCATGACTGTGCCGCGCGTGGCGCTCGCGATCGGCCTTCCGAGCGCGGTTGCCTCGCTTGGTGCGCTGGGCCTCGACCTTCTGGGATTGCCAATGGCGGCCCTCATGACGGCCGCTCCCTGGAAGGTCGCATTCGCGACCAGTGCCGGTCCTGCGCTGCTGGTTGCCGTCGCTGCGATGCTGCTCGCGGTGATGGCGCTGCACAGCGCATGGTATGCGCGCGCTCTTGCGATCTTGGCCTTCGTCGGCGTCGGACTGTCGCTCGCCATGACAGGGCACGCCGCCACCGCACCGCCCGAGGCCCTGACGCGGCCTGCGATTTTTCTCCACGGCCTCGGCGTTGCCTTCTGGATCGGAGCCCTGGCGCCGCTCGTGGCGCTGGTGTCGAAGCCGACGGCAGCGACACTACCGGTCGTGAACCGCTTTTCCCGTATTGCCGCGCTGGCGGTCGGTGTGCTGGCCTTGACGGGTCTTGGCCTCGCCATCGTCCAACTCGAAAAGCCGTCCGCGCTGGTCGAGACGCGTTATGGCCTCATCCTCTCGGTCAAGCTTGGATTGGTGACTGTGCTGCTGGCGCTTGCCGCGCTCAATCGGTTCCGGCTGACGCCAAGCTTGGCGCGGGACAAGAACGCAGCGTCCGCGCTCAAGCCCTCGATCCTGTTCGAATGCGCTATCGCGATCGCCATTTTCGCCGTCGTGGCCGGCTGGCGCTTCACGCCGCCGCCGCGGACCATCGTTCCGGAGACGCCCTTGGCGATTCACATCCACTCCGACAAGGCGATGTTCCAGGTTCTGGTGTCCCCCGGGAAGGCGGGCGTCGACGATTTCGTGCTCCAGCTCATGACCGGCGATGCGACTCCGCTGGTGGCCAAGGAAGTGACGCTGACCCTGAGCCTGCCCGAGCGCGGCATCGAGCCGATGGAGCGAGGCGCCTCGCTCGGGCCGGACGGTTACTGGCATGTGCGCAAGGTCGAGCTTCCGTTTGCGGGACGGTGGCATGTGCGGATCGAGGCGCTGGTGACCGATTTCGAGAAGGTGACGCTGGAGGACGAGCTGGAAGTGGCGCCGCCTTAA
- the proS gene encoding proline--tRNA ligase, with the protein MRLSRFFLPILKENPKEAEIVSHRLMLRAGMIRQEAAGIYAWLPLGFRVLKKIEQIVREEQDRSGALELLMPTLQLADLWRESGRYDAYGPEMLRIADRHKRELLYGPTNEEMITEIFRAYVKSYKNLPLNLYHIQWKFRDEQRPRFGVMRGREFLMKDAYSFDLNEAAARVAYNKMFVAYLRTFARMGLKAIPMRAETGPIGGDLSHEFIVLAETGESGVFINRDVLDLPVPGEDVDYDGDLTPIIKQWTSVYAATEDVHDAARFEQEVPADKRVNTRGIEVGQIFYFGTKYSDAMKALVAGPDGVDVPIHGGSYGVGVSRLLGAIIEACHDDAGIKWPEAVAPFRVSILNLKQGDAAVDAACEKLYAELTAKGVDVLYDDTDQRAGAKFAAADLIGIPWQIMIGPKGLADGKVEIKRRSDGSRETMSPADAVARLVG; encoded by the coding sequence ATGCGGTTGTCACGGTTCTTTCTGCCCATCCTGAAGGAAAATCCGAAAGAGGCGGAGATCGTCTCGCATCGGCTGATGCTGCGCGCCGGCATGATCCGGCAGGAGGCGGCCGGCATCTATGCCTGGCTGCCGCTCGGCTTCCGCGTGCTGAAGAAGATCGAGCAGATCGTGCGCGAGGAGCAGGACCGCTCCGGCGCGCTGGAACTCCTGATGCCGACGCTCCAGCTTGCCGACCTCTGGCGCGAAAGCGGCCGCTACGACGCCTACGGCCCGGAAATGCTGCGTATCGCCGACCGTCACAAGCGCGAACTGCTGTACGGGCCGACCAACGAGGAAATGATCACCGAGATCTTCCGCGCCTACGTCAAGTCCTACAAGAACCTGCCGCTGAATCTCTATCATATTCAATGGAAATTCCGCGACGAGCAGCGTCCGCGTTTCGGCGTGATGCGCGGCCGCGAGTTCCTGATGAAGGACGCCTATTCCTTCGATCTCAACGAGGCCGCCGCGCGCGTTGCCTACAACAAGATGTTCGTGGCGTATTTGCGCACCTTCGCGCGGATGGGGCTGAAGGCGATCCCGATGCGCGCCGAGACCGGCCCGATCGGCGGCGATCTCAGCCACGAGTTCATCGTGCTGGCGGAGACCGGCGAATCCGGCGTGTTCATCAATCGCGACGTGCTCGACCTGCCGGTGCCGGGCGAGGACGTCGACTATGACGGCGACCTGACCCCGATCATCAAGCAGTGGACCTCGGTCTACGCGGCGACTGAAGACGTACACGATGCCGCGCGCTTCGAGCAGGAAGTGCCCGCGGACAAGCGGGTCAACACCCGCGGCATCGAGGTCGGGCAGATCTTCTATTTCGGCACGAAATATTCCGACGCGATGAAGGCCCTCGTGGCCGGTCCCGACGGCGTCGACGTGCCGATCCACGGCGGCTCCTACGGCGTCGGCGTCTCGCGCCTTCTCGGTGCGATCATCGAGGCCTGCCATGACGATGCCGGCATCAAATGGCCCGAAGCGGTGGCCCCGTTCCGCGTCTCGATCCTCAACCTCAAGCAGGGCGATGCCGCGGTCGATGCAGCCTGCGAGAAGCTCTATGCGGAGCTCACGGCCAAGGGCGTCGACGTGCTCTACGACGACACCGACCAGCGCGCCGGCGCCAAGTTCGCCGCCGCCGACCTGATCGGCATCCCCTGGCAGATCATGATCGGGCCGAAGGGGCTGGCCGACGGCAAGGTCGAGATCAAGCGCCGAAGTGACGGCTCCCGCGAGACCATGTCGCCTGCCGACGCGGTCGCCCGGCTGGTCGGCTGA